A DNA window from Thiobacillus denitrificans ATCC 25259 contains the following coding sequences:
- a CDS encoding type IV secretion system protein, whose protein sequence is MALGDISGLLSPLIEHAAAMSSAYVPLGKTFLALAVSMSAIFAIYEWWLGGGASDALARLTRAGLILTIPLTLLFGWDGYMKTLTEFFSKELTAPIVAVDGSGSGPEAVKNAITKLSQSMFPNSRTVDERSTWEQVRDFITSEESIGGAVLSSLTAALFELLLFLIALVVSLALIYALYGPLLALQLGVIFGPLLIAWMPFQPLSHLARNWLTFMLAQGFALVVGVTVAILGANAIAGYSDLMIEMARDPSLPWYLEIGAQFGGFMAMTAVLVYISFMLFRADDIAAAMIGGGGAGMGGVGAAVMSRIKLARAPSTKPPGSPPPAKPPSGG, encoded by the coding sequence ATGGCGCTTGGTGATATCTCAGGCCTGCTGTCCCCTCTGATCGAGCACGCAGCGGCGATGAGTTCGGCTTATGTTCCCCTTGGCAAAACCTTTTTGGCGCTCGCAGTCTCGATGTCCGCAATTTTTGCGATCTACGAATGGTGGCTCGGGGGCGGCGCCTCCGACGCCCTGGCGCGGCTGACGCGCGCCGGTCTGATCCTGACTATTCCTCTGACGCTGCTGTTCGGGTGGGACGGCTACATGAAAACCCTGACCGAATTTTTTTCGAAAGAACTGACCGCGCCGATCGTCGCCGTGGACGGCAGCGGCAGCGGGCCGGAGGCAGTCAAAAACGCAATCACCAAACTATCGCAATCCATGTTCCCGAACTCCCGTACAGTCGATGAGCGCAGCACATGGGAGCAGGTGCGCGATTTCATCACGAGCGAGGAAAGCATTGGGGGCGCGGTTCTTTCCTCGCTCACCGCAGCGCTCTTCGAACTGCTGCTGTTCTTAATCGCGCTCGTCGTGAGCCTGGCCCTCATATACGCGCTATACGGGCCGCTGCTAGCTTTGCAGCTTGGCGTCATCTTCGGACCCTTACTGATCGCCTGGATGCCCTTCCAGCCGCTTTCTCACCTTGCCCGGAACTGGCTCACGTTCATGCTCGCGCAGGGCTTTGCTCTCGTCGTTGGCGTTACGGTTGCGATTCTTGGTGCGAACGCCATCGCCGGCTACAGCGATCTAATGATCGAAATGGCTCGCGATCCATCGCTGCCGTGGTACCTCGAGATCGGTGCGCAATTCGGCGGATTCATGGCTATGACTGCCGTGCTCGTGTATATCAGCTTCATGCTCTTTCGAGCCGACGACATTGCCGCAGCGATGATCGGCGGAGGCGGTGCAGGCATGGGTGGCGTGGGCGCGGCGGTCATGAGTCGTATCAAGCTGGCTCGCGCGCCCAGCACAAAACCGCCCGGTTCACCGCCCCCGGCCAAGCCGCCGAGCGGAGGTTGA
- the mobF gene encoding MobF family relaxase has translation MVCTVSAIKTAGVAAEYYAQTDDYYRDRGHAPTAWQGKGAEALGLRGEVTPAQAEAILNGILPNGERVGGGDHRPGWDATFSAPKSVSVAAYVRGDDRLIAAHDRAVNAAIQYLEREVAATRIREEGEVRTEATGNLVAATYRHDVSREGEPDLHTHSVIANITQSADGQWRSLESRPLYRLQTDAGAVYRAALARECERLGYATERTRAGEHPSFELRQVSQAERDMWSTRSRQVEAELAKMGLSRETATAEQKQAAALATRQAKGNIGRDNLLSNWREQSRQAGHEMPALPQAQEIDAGEYRRRAEAAVRQAVEHLSERESRYTERQIVTEARKLGMGGIDDQDIRAAVADLHRRGELVETQTRQHDAITGQRLEQAGYTTREAQRIERHMLDTASRAAGAIKPAMSIEAADAAISAQVAKTGHAFNTAQVEATKALLTGTDRITLVQGYAGTAKTTSVLAVSSAALQQQGYGVIALAPTHSSAKTLGDAIGAESQTVAKFLNSRPEVSSQPRIYMVDEASMLSARDMDKLLSRTQGGRVVMVGDVKQLGSVEAGAAFRQLQTDGDLKTQVLDYIVRQRSDELRAAVYDAIRGDVQSALSKIDVRELDTRESRVGAIAADYAGMSRDDRDRTIIIAPGRDDRRQINDAVREQLAARGELGGSVTIQALDSRDMTAVESRRAGSYAVGHQVQAGRDYASLGLKRGDFARVVAVDVDCNRITLETVTGHQKEIDPSRVTKLAAFEQRDMAVAVGDKLVNRVNTQTLKNGTPLTVEKIAEGQIHVRDAAGKLHRLDAGAMHRLDHGYAQTGHESQGRTCTRVLIHAESARTNLQTQQNMYVALSRATDDARVYTDNRGALAAQIERESGQKETALAEPEPPPPALELPMPGPAIEPAPWETSEPAIDVRTPDILEIETPPPAVPEFDFDR, from the coding sequence ATGGTCTGCACAGTCAGCGCTATCAAAACCGCCGGCGTGGCGGCTGAGTACTACGCTCAGACAGACGACTATTATCGCGATCGGGGGCATGCCCCGACTGCATGGCAAGGCAAAGGCGCTGAGGCGCTGGGCCTGCGGGGCGAAGTCACCCCCGCGCAAGCTGAGGCAATCCTGAACGGCATTCTGCCGAACGGTGAGCGGGTAGGCGGCGGCGACCACCGCCCCGGCTGGGATGCTACGTTCTCAGCCCCGAAAAGTGTCAGCGTCGCGGCCTATGTACGCGGCGACGACCGCCTGATTGCAGCGCATGATCGAGCGGTGAACGCTGCGATCCAATACCTGGAGCGAGAGGTGGCGGCCACCCGCATCCGCGAAGAAGGGGAGGTCCGCACGGAAGCGACGGGCAACCTGGTCGCCGCGACATATAGACATGACGTGTCGCGCGAGGGTGAGCCGGATCTACACACCCACAGCGTGATCGCCAATATCACGCAGAGCGCAGACGGACAGTGGCGGTCGCTGGAGTCCCGCCCGTTGTACCGCCTGCAGACTGACGCGGGAGCGGTGTATCGGGCGGCCCTTGCTCGTGAATGCGAGCGCCTGGGGTACGCGACCGAGCGCACCCGAGCCGGCGAGCATCCTAGTTTTGAGTTGCGCCAGGTGTCACAGGCTGAGCGCGACATGTGGAGCACCAGGTCGCGGCAGGTGGAGGCCGAGCTGGCAAAAATGGGGCTCTCGCGGGAGACCGCGACCGCCGAGCAAAAACAGGCCGCTGCGCTGGCGACGCGCCAGGCGAAGGGCAACATAGGCCGCGATAACCTTTTATCCAATTGGCGAGAGCAGTCGCGGCAGGCCGGACACGAGATGCCAGCACTGCCGCAGGCCCAGGAGATCGATGCGGGGGAGTATCGGCGTCGTGCCGAGGCGGCAGTACGGCAGGCGGTCGAGCATCTATCGGAGCGTGAGAGCAGGTACACCGAGCGCCAGATCGTCACAGAAGCACGGAAGCTCGGGATGGGCGGCATCGACGACCAGGACATCCGGGCTGCCGTCGCCGACTTGCACCGGCGCGGCGAACTGGTGGAGACGCAGACCCGGCAGCACGACGCGATCACCGGCCAGCGGCTGGAGCAGGCCGGCTACACGACGCGCGAGGCGCAGCGGATCGAGCGGCACATGCTCGACACGGCGAGCCGGGCCGCTGGTGCAATCAAACCAGCGATGAGCATCGAGGCGGCCGACGCGGCGATTTCGGCGCAGGTGGCAAAAACCGGGCACGCATTTAACACCGCTCAGGTCGAGGCCACCAAGGCGCTGCTGACCGGCACGGATCGCATCACGCTGGTTCAAGGTTACGCGGGCACAGCCAAGACCACCAGCGTGCTCGCCGTCTCATCTGCCGCGCTGCAACAGCAGGGTTATGGGGTCATCGCTTTGGCCCCGACGCACTCGTCTGCGAAAACGTTGGGCGATGCGATTGGCGCCGAGTCGCAAACTGTCGCCAAATTCCTCAACAGCCGACCGGAGGTTAGCAGCCAGCCACGCATATATATGGTGGACGAGGCATCGATGCTGTCCGCCCGCGACATGGACAAGCTGTTATCCCGCACCCAAGGGGGCCGGGTTGTCATGGTCGGCGACGTGAAACAGCTCGGCAGCGTCGAGGCGGGCGCTGCGTTTCGTCAATTGCAAACGGACGGCGATCTCAAAACGCAGGTGCTCGATTATATCGTCCGCCAGCGTAGCGATGAGTTGCGGGCGGCGGTCTACGACGCGATACGCGGCGACGTTCAGTCAGCGCTCAGCAAAATCGACGTACGCGAGCTGGACACGCGAGAGAGCCGCGTCGGTGCGATCGCCGCCGACTATGCCGGCATGAGCCGCGACGACCGCGATCGCACAATCATCATTGCCCCCGGCAGGGACGACCGGCGGCAGATCAACGATGCCGTGCGTGAGCAGTTGGCGGCGCGGGGCGAGTTGGGTGGCTCGGTGACGATCCAGGCGCTCGACTCGCGTGACATGACAGCGGTAGAGAGTCGGCGGGCCGGCAGCTATGCGGTTGGCCACCAGGTGCAGGCCGGGCGGGACTATGCGTCGCTCGGCCTCAAACGCGGCGATTTTGCTCGCGTGGTTGCGGTGGACGTCGATTGCAACCGCATCACGCTCGAAACCGTCACCGGACACCAGAAAGAGATTGACCCGTCACGGGTGACGAAGCTCGCCGCGTTTGAGCAGCGCGACATGGCTGTGGCGGTGGGCGACAAGCTGGTCAACCGTGTCAACACCCAGACGCTTAAAAACGGCACCCCGCTGACGGTAGAGAAAATCGCCGAGGGCCAGATCCATGTCCGCGATGCCGCCGGCAAGCTGCACCGGCTCGACGCCGGAGCGATGCACCGGCTCGACCACGGCTACGCGCAGACTGGCCACGAATCCCAGGGCCGCACGTGTACGCGCGTACTAATACACGCGGAGAGCGCGCGGACGAATCTGCAAACCCAGCAAAACATGTACGTCGCGCTCAGCCGCGCGACTGATGACGCACGGGTCTACACCGACAACCGCGGGGCCCTGGCTGCGCAGATCGAGCGTGAGTCGGGGCAGAAAGAGACCGCGCTGGCGGAGCCCGAGCCGCCCCCGCCGGCCCTGGAGCTGCCGATGCCCGGCCCTGCGATCGAGCCAGCGCCGTGGGAGACGTCGGAGCCGGCGATCGATGTCCGCACCCCCGACATATTAGAGATAGAGACGCCGCCACCCGCGGTGCCCGAGTTTGATTTTGATCGTTAG
- a CDS encoding type IV secretion system DNA-binding domain-containing protein → MGTKQRISDGLFRAKLLTGSIILGAFLGVTTYIFWLSGWAGMDLIQLARGGLYVYQRAPGMLGLAAFGGAFGLGWIAWMFAWRPGAARPGDADDDADNLRGQQLVTVAEIKKQIRSAKTKTRLEIGGVPIPIYVEDGGFLLTGSPGTGKSQATTKMLDTLQAGGHRAVIADAEGIFYSRYAGDGAVLFNPLDRRSVSWSPLAELKSPQDCSALAKSLIPDGHGAEASWNDAAQTVLEGLLRRCWETSKTNAELYRLACVADIEELQQLLAGTAAMTVVGNARYFGEVRPGLGRYLRCFEHLDPAAGRASFSVRDFITEETGWLFISYTQEQRAALLPLIQCTLDVASRAILSLPHTTGDRSKLRRTWLVLDELPLLGRIMSLIPLLTNGSKHGAAVIATAQTIALFREAYGHDATQTILATLGTWLTLRVSDAETAEYMSKSLGDEEVRRVVASGGKNDSGKSDNWSEQHSTRRVVMPSQLQNLPRLHGYLNISGPLPVCAVTLPYADEREPAAPAYEPAPLRSAVPVPVSAAVTSEADPSTVEGDGNTTDTTADSADVPFTLER, encoded by the coding sequence ATGGGGACAAAACAGCGAATTTCAGATGGGCTTTTTCGCGCCAAACTGCTCACAGGCAGCATTATTCTCGGCGCATTTCTGGGCGTCACCACCTACATTTTTTGGCTGAGCGGCTGGGCCGGCATGGACTTGATCCAGCTCGCCCGGGGTGGTCTGTACGTGTACCAGCGCGCCCCCGGCATGCTCGGCCTCGCCGCGTTCGGCGGGGCGTTTGGCCTAGGCTGGATCGCCTGGATGTTTGCCTGGCGCCCTGGCGCCGCCCGCCCCGGCGACGCGGACGACGATGCCGATAACCTGCGCGGTCAGCAGCTTGTGACCGTCGCCGAAATCAAAAAACAAATCCGGAGTGCGAAAACAAAAACACGTCTGGAAATCGGCGGCGTACCGATCCCCATTTATGTAGAAGATGGGGGGTTTTTACTGACCGGCTCTCCCGGCACCGGTAAATCCCAGGCGACCACAAAAATGCTCGACACCCTGCAAGCCGGCGGTCACCGCGCGGTGATCGCTGACGCCGAGGGCATTTTTTATTCTCGGTATGCCGGAGACGGCGCTGTGCTTTTTAATCCCCTCGATCGCCGTAGCGTGTCGTGGAGCCCGCTGGCTGAACTGAAATCGCCGCAGGACTGCTCTGCGCTGGCCAAATCGCTCATCCCCGACGGTCATGGGGCGGAGGCGAGCTGGAACGATGCAGCGCAGACTGTTTTGGAAGGGTTGCTGCGCAGGTGCTGGGAAACCAGCAAGACGAACGCCGAGCTTTATCGCCTGGCTTGTGTTGCCGACATAGAAGAGCTGCAGCAGCTGTTGGCAGGCACCGCCGCGATGACGGTCGTCGGAAACGCGAGGTACTTCGGCGAGGTCCGTCCCGGACTTGGCCGATATCTCCGGTGTTTTGAGCATCTTGATCCTGCTGCAGGACGGGCCAGTTTTTCCGTCCGCGACTTCATCACCGAAGAAACCGGCTGGCTCTTTATCTCGTACACCCAAGAGCAGCGGGCCGCGTTGCTGCCCCTGATTCAATGCACGCTGGACGTTGCCAGCCGGGCCATTCTCAGCTTGCCGCATACCACGGGGGACCGGAGCAAGCTGCGGCGGACCTGGCTTGTGTTAGATGAGTTGCCGCTGCTTGGTCGCATCATGTCCCTTATCCCTTTGCTCACCAACGGCTCGAAGCACGGTGCCGCAGTGATTGCGACGGCCCAGACAATCGCGCTGTTCAGAGAAGCTTATGGCCATGACGCGACGCAGACGATTTTGGCGACGCTAGGCACCTGGCTGACCCTCAGAGTCAGCGACGCCGAGACTGCTGAGTACATGTCTAAATCGCTCGGCGACGAGGAAGTCCGTCGCGTCGTCGCCAGCGGCGGGAAAAACGATTCTGGAAAGTCTGATAACTGGTCTGAGCAGCACAGCACGCGACGCGTGGTGATGCCGTCGCAGCTGCAAAACCTGCCCCGCCTCCATGGCTACCTCAACATTTCTGGGCCGCTGCCGGTCTGCGCCGTGACGTTGCCGTACGCCGACGAGCGTGAGCCAGCCGCCCCGGCATATGAGCCCGCGCCGCTACGGTCGGCGGTCCCCGTGCCCGTGTCGGCTGCCGTCACTAGTGAGGCCGACCCCAGCACTGTCGAGGGCGACGGCAACACCACCGACACCACGGCTGATAGCGCCGACGTGCCGTTTACTCTGGAGCGATAA